A DNA window from candidate division KSB1 bacterium contains the following coding sequences:
- a CDS encoding M20/M25/M40 family metallo-hydrolase, translated as MKSFKLTAVFILIFLTVLSSLSFGQKLDQAKLNALAKKYGVQSFDLLHEFLSIPNDAHFADHIQKNVQWVEAAFQKRNFEISVLPTGGPPLLLAERRVDDNSKTVLIYLQIDGQPVDSSKWYQESPYKPVLKEKQGTEWREISWQKLKGEINPDWRVFARSASDAKGPVVAFLTALDAFDGEALMQVYNIKVIMDFEEEQGSPHLPPAVEQHKAKLAADMLIIFDGPRHLTNRPTLTFGARGIATITLIVFGPRVPQHSGHYGNFVPNPAIRLAQLLGSMEDDVGRVVIPGFYDGIELDEKTRAILARVPDDETDIKRKLGIATTDQVASTYQESLQYPSLNIRGMASGWIGDKVRTIIPGTATAEIDVRLVPETKAERLIDLIKKHVRSRGYYLIGNREPTEEERMQHGKIASFVSNISYGAFQTPFDSEVGIWLNKAMVRAFGQEPVRHRTSGGSIPISPFVVTLGVPAVTVPIVNRDNNQHSPNENLRIGNYIEGIKTFLAILTEPFEI; from the coding sequence ATGAAATCATTCAAACTTACTGCAGTGTTCATTTTGATATTCTTGACCGTACTATCGAGTCTTTCCTTCGGACAGAAGTTGGATCAAGCAAAGTTAAATGCCTTAGCTAAAAAGTACGGTGTCCAATCATTTGATTTGCTTCATGAATTCTTAAGTATTCCCAATGATGCCCACTTTGCCGATCATATTCAAAAAAATGTGCAATGGGTAGAAGCGGCGTTCCAAAAGAGAAATTTCGAAATCTCTGTTCTGCCAACTGGCGGCCCACCACTCTTGTTGGCCGAACGCCGAGTGGATGACAATAGCAAAACAGTCCTCATTTATTTGCAGATAGATGGACAGCCGGTAGACTCAAGTAAATGGTACCAGGAGAGTCCATACAAGCCCGTCCTCAAAGAGAAACAAGGGACGGAATGGCGGGAGATTTCCTGGCAGAAATTAAAAGGAGAAATCAATCCCGATTGGCGCGTGTTCGCCAGATCTGCTTCCGATGCCAAGGGTCCGGTTGTGGCGTTTTTGACAGCTCTCGACGCATTTGACGGCGAGGCGTTAATGCAGGTGTACAACATCAAAGTCATTATGGATTTTGAGGAAGAACAGGGTTCGCCGCATCTGCCGCCAGCTGTTGAACAACATAAAGCGAAACTCGCCGCCGATATGTTGATTATATTCGATGGGCCCCGGCATTTAACAAACAGGCCCACGCTTACATTTGGTGCCCGGGGAATTGCAACCATTACCTTGATTGTTTTTGGTCCAAGGGTACCGCAACACAGTGGGCATTACGGCAACTTTGTACCCAATCCGGCTATTCGTCTGGCGCAACTGCTGGGTTCCATGGAAGATGATGTCGGTCGTGTGGTTATACCCGGATTTTATGACGGCATAGAGTTAGACGAAAAGACTCGTGCAATTCTTGCCCGGGTGCCGGATGATGAAACGGATATCAAACGGAAGTTGGGTATTGCCACAACAGACCAGGTGGCGTCTACTTACCAGGAATCGCTGCAATATCCCTCGCTCAATATTCGGGGCATGGCTTCGGGATGGATTGGCGATAAAGTCCGGACCATCATTCCCGGCACAGCAACCGCAGAAATCGATGTGCGGCTAGTACCCGAAACCAAGGCGGAACGACTCATCGATCTCATCAAAAAGCATGTCCGGTCACGTGGCTACTATCTTATCGGTAACCGGGAACCGACCGAAGAAGAACGTATGCAACACGGAAAAATTGCGTCATTTGTTTCTAATATTTCCTATGGCGCTTTTCAAACGCCCTTTGATTCGGAAGTCGGGATTTGGCTAAATAAAGCGATGGTTCGTGCTTTTGGGCAGGAACCGGTACGGCATCGTACCAGTGGCGGATCTATTCCCATATCGCCTTTTGTCGTGACGTTGGGCGTACCTGCTGTTACCGTGCCGATTGTGAATCGGGATAATAATCAACACAGTCCAAACGAAAACCTGCGTATCGGTAACTACATTGAAGGCATAAAGACTTTCCTGGCCATTCTGACAGAGCCGTTTGAGATTTGA
- a CDS encoding toxin-antitoxin system HicB family antitoxin — MSNTQVVTLRMPKELKRRLDREAKYQGVSLNQLANYLVNVQLTHLESVSILESRIENKSIRSLKRKVKNIMDKVPEREVPGWDSTG; from the coding sequence ATGAGTAATACACAAGTAGTGACTTTGCGTATGCCGAAAGAATTAAAACGTAGGCTTGACCGTGAAGCAAAATATCAAGGAGTTTCTTTAAATCAATTGGCAAATTATCTTGTGAATGTTCAATTGACACATTTGGAATCTGTTTCAATATTAGAATCGAGGATAGAAAACAAATCTATTCGATCCTTGAAACGTAAAGTAAAAAATATTATGGATAAAGTTCCGGAAAGAGAAGTTCCTGGTTGGGATTCAACTGGTTAA
- a CDS encoding putative toxin-antitoxin system toxin component, PIN family: protein MVVTIDTNVIFSAFYSKKGASYFILRLVLEEKIKLAISIQTYFEYYDVLTRKKNLAQLNLTVSEIEDFLDLLALLSQKHEIYFLLRPNLPDEKDNIFVECAFASNSEYLITSNIKDFKKSELGGFKYKLVTPSRFYKLWSEQYE, encoded by the coding sequence ATGGTCGTAACTATTGATACAAATGTTATTTTCTCCGCGTTCTATAGTAAAAAAGGTGCATCTTATTTCATATTAAGATTGGTTTTGGAAGAAAAGATAAAATTGGCTATCTCGATACAAACGTATTTTGAATATTATGATGTTCTCACAAGAAAGAAAAATTTGGCACAATTAAATTTAACGGTTAGTGAGATTGAGGATTTTTTAGATTTGCTGGCCTTGCTTTCTCAGAAACATGAAATATACTTCTTACTGCGTCCGAATTTGCCAGATGAAAAAGATAATATTTTTGTTGAATGTGCTTTTGCCAGCAATAGTGAATATCTGATTACAAGTAATATAAAAGATTTTAAGAAAAGTGAATTAGGTGGATTTAAATATAAACTTGTAACGCCATCAAGATTTTACAAATTATGGAGTGAGCAATATGAGTAA
- a CDS encoding VOC family protein, whose product MSESQNKSWTHWFEIPVTDFDRAKKFYEEIFLIDLFVNDFGSFKMGIFPHKDVGCAIIFGEWYKPSSDGTLVYLDANPDLQETLNRIESAGGKITQEKKQISEEHGFMAVFIDSEGNRMALHSMA is encoded by the coding sequence ATGTCTGAATCACAAAATAAATCATGGACGCACTGGTTCGAAATTCCTGTGACGGATTTCGACAGGGCAAAAAAATTCTACGAGGAAATTTTTTTAATCGATCTCTTTGTGAATGATTTTGGCAGTTTCAAAATGGGAATTTTTCCGCATAAAGACGTAGGTTGTGCCATTATTTTTGGCGAATGGTACAAGCCCAGCAGCGATGGAACTTTGGTGTACCTGGATGCCAACCCTGATTTGCAAGAAACTCTAAATAGAATAGAAAGTGCAGGCGGCAAGATTACACAAGAGAAAAAGCAAATTTCCGAGGAGCATGGCTTTATGGCTGTCTTTATTGACAGTGAAGGAAACAGAATGGCTTTACATTCGATGGCATAA